Proteins from one Patescibacteria group bacterium genomic window:
- a CDS encoding glycosyltransferase family 1 protein yields MAKKKEKMRIGIDCRTMLSPSRGEKAGIGHYNYYLVKNLMKIDKKNEYVLFFDWRVQDTREFKQKNVKIKYFPFSQYKKFLPFTYSHILIAAQLYKEGLDILHNPANVIPLSYRRPTIVTVHDLAIYKESKWFPSGQKFSTRFLVPKSIKKADHIIAVSKATKKDIKKLFKIKNSKISVIHENAMTKKVSTSSRKKSALKRFKIKNDYILFVGTLEPRKNLLRLIEAYNDLIKNNKKFAQYDLVMAGMRGWKSKNIFRLINKLKLKNKVKFLEYIPHNYKIDLMKKATCFVFPSFYEGFGLPVLEAMTLGCPVITSKNSSLPEVCGEAAEYIDPSRSENITRALKKVLGSKKLRNSMKKKGLKQAKKFSWRKMAEETLAVYEKVYNKTDKEKKKKKSSKNKSSKKSKKKDKKKSSKKRKKKK; encoded by the coding sequence ATGGCAAAGAAAAAAGAAAAAATGAGAATAGGCATTGACTGTCGGACTATGCTTTCGCCCTCCAGGGGAGAGAAGGCTGGTATTGGTCATTATAATTATTATCTAGTTAAGAATTTGATGAAGATTGATAAAAAGAATGAGTATGTTCTTTTCTTTGATTGGCGGGTACAGGATACTCGTGAATTTAAACAGAAAAATGTTAAGATAAAATATTTTCCTTTTTCCCAGTATAAAAAATTCCTGCCTTTTACTTATTCTCATATTTTAATAGCAGCTCAGTTATACAAAGAGGGCCTGGATATTCTCCATAATCCGGCTAATGTTATTCCTTTAAGCTACCGCCGACCGACTATTGTCACTGTTCATGATCTAGCTATTTATAAAGAGTCAAAGTGGTTTCCTTCCGGTCAGAAATTTTCTACTCGCTTTTTAGTACCCAAGAGTATTAAAAAAGCGGATCATATTATTGCCGTTTCTAAAGCTACTAAAAAGGACATAAAAAAGTTGTTTAAAATAAAAAATTCAAAGATTTCAGTTATTCATGAAAATGCCATGACTAAAAAAGTTTCTACCAGCAGCCGCAAAAAGTCAGCTTTAAAACGCTTTAAAATAAAAAATGACTATATTCTCTTTGTCGGTACCCTAGAACCCAGGAAGAATCTACTGCGGCTAATTGAAGCCTATAATGACCTGATTAAAAATAATAAAAAGTTTGCTCAGTATGACTTAGTCATGGCTGGTATGCGGGGCTGGAAAAGCAAGAATATATTTCGTTTGATTAATAAATTGAAATTAAAAAATAAGGTTAAGTTTTTAGAATACATACCGCATAACTATAAAATAGATTTAATGAAAAAAGCCACTTGCTTTGTTTTTCCTTCCTTTTATGAAGGTTTTGGTTTGCCGGTTTTGGAAGCTATGACCTTAGGCTGTCCGGTGATTACTTCGAAAAATTCTTCTTTGCCGGAAGTTTGTGGCGAGGCGGCTGAATATATTGATCCTTCTCGCTCGGAAAACATTACCCGCGCTTTAAAAAAAGTTTTAGGCAGTAAAAAGTTGAGAAATTCCATGAAAAAGAAAGGCTTAAAACAAGCTAAAAAATTCTCCTGGAGAAAAATGGCTGAAGAGACTTTGGCAGTGTATGAAAAGGTTTATAACAAAACTGACAAAGAAAAGAAGAAAAAGAAAAGCTCTAAAAATAAGTCTTCAAAAAAATCAAAAAAGAAAGATAAAAAGAAATCTTCT
- the argS gene encoding arginine--tRNA ligase: protein MKTLKQQIREKIEKEVKNKWPDIYEKINFQVERPKEKRFGDYSSNIAMQLAGEIKENPIKIAKKLKNKIKWPAAVGKTIAAPPGFINFYLSEKWLKRQLARTVKNRKFGNSNIGENKKVQIEFISANPTGPLHVGNGRGAFTGDVLGNVLQRVGFRVQKEYYLNDMGRQVDILGESVRIRYFQKQGINLDFPEYGYKGKYIDDLASKMKRVDKYKLKNVEKVKERIRDRALKLMIKSIKNLISKKLKIKFNKWYSEKDLYKRGIVEKVFKILKEKNLLYKSKEAIYVKTTLYGDDKDRVLVKKNNQPTYFLSDIAYHYNKIEQRNFDKVIDIWGADHYGHKGRMQAMMRALGFEGCLDIIIYQLVRLIKNGKEVKMSKRSGTFVTLEELVDEVGNDVVRFFFLMYSADRHMDFDLNLAKERSQKNPVYYVQYAHARICSIMKKAQKLVRKKSAHNKKAIEEKAAFDLFKEILKFPEILEEIALSYEVNKLPLYVTGLATKFHNFYNKCQVIEDDQLNLKRYKLIKSTKFVLRKSLKIMGLSAPKTM, encoded by the coding sequence ATGAAAACTTTAAAGCAACAAATTCGGGAAAAGATTGAAAAAGAAGTTAAAAATAAATGGCCTGATATTTATGAAAAAATTAATTTTCAAGTTGAGAGGCCCAAAGAAAAAAGATTTGGTGATTATTCTTCTAACATTGCCATGCAGTTGGCTGGCGAAATTAAAGAAAATCCAATAAAGATAGCTAAAAAGTTAAAGAATAAAATAAAATGGCCGGCCGCAGTAGGTAAGACAATTGCCGCCCCGCCTGGTTTTATTAATTTTTATTTGTCAGAAAAGTGGCTCAAAAGACAACTAGCTCGCACAGTTAAAAACAGAAAATTTGGCAATTCAAATATAGGCGAAAATAAGAAAGTTCAGATAGAGTTTATTTCAGCTAATCCGACTGGCCCGCTTCATGTCGGCAATGGCCGGGGGGCTTTTACTGGCGATGTTTTAGGTAATGTTTTGCAAAGAGTTGGCTTTCGGGTGCAAAAAGAGTACTATCTTAATGACATGGGCCGGCAGGTGGATATTTTAGGCGAATCAGTGCGCATCCGATATTTTCAAAAACAGGGTATTAATTTAGATTTCCCAGAATATGGCTATAAAGGAAAATACATTGATGATCTGGCTAGTAAAATGAAAAGAGTGGACAAATATAAATTAAAAAATGTAGAAAAGGTTAAAGAAAGAATACGGGACCGGGCTTTAAAGCTGATGATAAAATCAATCAAAAATTTAATTAGCAAAAAGTTAAAAATAAAATTTAATAAATGGTATTCAGAAAAAGATTTATATAAACGAGGAATAGTAGAAAAAGTTTTTAAGATTTTAAAAGAGAAAAATTTACTTTATAAATCTAAAGAAGCTATTTATGTTAAAACTACTCTTTACGGCGACGATAAAGACAGGGTTTTGGTAAAAAAAAATAATCAGCCGACTTATTTTCTTTCAGATATTGCTTATCACTATAACAAAATCGAACAGAGGAATTTTGATAAAGTTATTGATATTTGGGGGGCCGATCATTACGGTCATAAGGGCCGTATGCAGGCTATGATGCGAGCTTTAGGCTTTGAAGGTTGTTTAGATATTATTATTTATCAATTAGTGCGTTTGATAAAAAACGGAAAAGAAGTTAAAATGTCAAAGCGTAGTGGTACTTTTGTAACCTTGGAAGAATTGGTTGATGAGGTGGGTAATGATGTGGTTCGTTTCTTTTTTCTCATGTATTCAGCTGACCGGCATATGGATTTTGATTTAAATCTAGCCAAAGAAAGATCCCAGAAAAATCCGGTCTATTATGTCCAGTATGCGCACGCTCGGATATGTAGTATAATGAAAAAGGCCCAGAAATTGGTTAGAAAAAAGTCTGCCCATAATAAAAAAGCCATAGAAGAAAAAGCAGCTTTTGATCTATTTAAAGAAATTTTAAAATTTCCGGAAATTCTTGAGGAAATTGCTTTAAGCTATGAAGTGAATAAACTACCTCTTTACGTCACTGGCTTAGCTACCAAATTTCATAATTTTTACAACAAGTGCCAAGTTATTGAAGATGATCAACTCAACCTTAAAAGGTATAAATTAATTAAATCAACTAAATTTGTTTTAAGAAAGTCTTTAAAAATAATGGGTCTATCAGCGCCCAAAACTATGTAA
- the smpB gene encoding SsrA-binding protein SmpB, which produces MIKLFSTKLYLYANLRIDIMKLIQKNKFAYFNYKILEKFEAGIVLTGAEVKSVKKGQVDLKGSYVTIRNNEAWLINAHISPYKMASHQKDYDPNRPRKLLLKQKEIKSLIGKEKAQGLTIVPLSVYIIRRLVKIKLGLARGKKKADKRETIKKREVNRKIRRAMRQKL; this is translated from the coding sequence ATGATAAAATTATTCTCCACTAAATTATATTTATATGCTAATCTAAGAATAGATATTATGAAACTTATCCAAAAAAACAAGTTTGCCTATTTTAACTATAAAATACTGGAAAAATTTGAAGCTGGTATTGTTTTAACTGGAGCCGAAGTTAAGTCAGTGAAAAAAGGACAGGTAGATTTAAAGGGTTCTTACGTTACTATTCGTAATAATGAGGCCTGGTTAATTAATGCTCACATATCACCTTACAAAATGGCTAGTCATCAAAAAGATTATGATCCTAACAGGCCTAGAAAATTATTACTTAAACAAAAAGAAATAAAATCATTAATTGGTAAAGAAAAAGCTCAGGGCTTGACAATTGTACCCTTATCTGTTTATATTATAAGGAGGCTCGTTAAAATCAAGCTTGGACTAGCACGTGGTAAAAAGAAGGCGGATAAAAGAGAAACTATTAAAAAACGTGAGGTTAACCGAAAAATTCGCCGTGCTATGCGACAAAAGCTATAA
- the infC gene encoding translation initiation factor IF-3, with the protein MNHQIRIPEVIVIDENGENLGKINTHEAKDMAKERGFDLVEVNPKARPSVCKLMDYGSYMYKQEKQERKAKAKQKKTDVKGIRLSFKIGDHDLEIRKKNALKFLDQGHKVKIEMLLRGRENAHKDIAKERIVNFVKSLGEEAKIEQPITKQGRKFFTIVYKKSN; encoded by the coding sequence ATTAACCATCAAATTCGTATTCCTGAAGTTATTGTTATTGATGAAAATGGAGAAAATCTAGGAAAGATAAATACTCATGAAGCTAAAGATATGGCCAAAGAACGCGGGTTTGACTTAGTTGAGGTTAATCCCAAAGCCAGACCTTCGGTTTGTAAACTGATGGACTATGGCTCTTACATGTATAAACAGGAAAAACAGGAAAGAAAAGCCAAGGCCAAGCAGAAAAAAACTGATGTTAAGGGAATTAGACTCAGTTTTAAAATCGGCGATCATGATCTGGAAATCAGAAAGAAAAACGCTCTTAAATTTCTCGATCAAGGTCACAAAGTAAAAATAGAAATGCTCTTAAGAGGCCGTGAAAATGCCCATAAAGATATAGCTAAAGAAAGAATAGTAAATTTTGTAAAAAGTCTTGGTGAGGAAGCAAAAATTGAACAACCTATTACTAAACAAGGTCGCAAATTTTTTACCATCGTTTATAAAAAAAGTAATTAA
- a CDS encoding 50S ribosomal protein L35 → MPKMKTHKATAKRFKETKKNKFLHRKGGQDHFNARESSNKTMEKRSDKKISKHNKKAIKKLIPYYRKKKHAR, encoded by the coding sequence ATGCCTAAGATGAAAACTCATAAAGCTACTGCTAAACGCTTTAAGGAAACTAAAAAAAACAAATTTCTTCACCGAAAAGGCGGACAAGATCATTTTAATGCCCGCGAGTCTTCTAATAAGACCATGGAAAAAAGAAGTGATAAAAAAATTTCTAAACACAATAAAAAAGCTATTAAAAAATTAATTCCTTATTATAGAAAGAAAAAACATGCGCGTTAA
- the rplT gene encoding 50S ribosomal protein L20 → MRVKRGKIRTKKRKKVLKKTKGYKWGRKNIYRLAKTAVTKAGANAYKDRKRKKRDKRKLWQIKINAAVRHYGLSYSKFINLLKKNKIELDRKILADLAENEPKVFEAIVKEVKPENKKKTSSDKKSKK, encoded by the coding sequence ATGCGCGTTAAAAGAGGTAAAATCCGAACCAAAAAAAGAAAAAAAGTACTCAAAAAGACTAAAGGCTATAAATGGGGCCGTAAAAATATTTATCGTCTGGCTAAAACTGCCGTTACTAAAGCCGGGGCTAATGCTTATAAAGATCGTAAAAGAAAAAAAAGAGATAAGCGAAAACTCTGGCAGATTAAGATTAATGCGGCTGTTCGTCATTATGGTCTTTCTTATTCAAAATTTATTAATCTTCTCAAGAAAAATAAGATAGAGCTTGACCGAAAAATATTAGCAGATTTAGCGGAAAATGAGCCAAAAGTCTTTGAGGCTATTGTTAAAGAAGTAAAACCAGAAAATAAGAAAAAAACTTCTTCAGATAAAAAGAGTAAAAAATAA
- a CDS encoding endonuclease domain-containing protein, producing the protein MGFIFTKKEMKLRRRQLRNSMTKAEISLWMRLKKKQVLGYKFRRQHSIGYYVVDFYCPELKLAIEVDGPSHFEAKTKKYDKRRRRYIESFGVIFYRITNDDVYHNIDGVIEKLILTIKKLSKNN; encoded by the coding sequence ATGGGATTTATTTTTACAAAAAAAGAAATGAAGTTAAGAAGGCGCCAGTTGCGTAATTCTATGACAAAGGCAGAGATATCTCTTTGGATGAGATTAAAGAAAAAACAAGTACTTGGTTATAAGTTTAGAAGGCAACATAGTATAGGCTATTATGTTGTTGATTTTTACTGTCCAGAGTTAAAATTAGCTATTGAGGTTGATGGACCTTCACATTTCGAAGCTAAAACTAAAAAATATGATAAAAGAAGACGGAGATATATTGAGTCATTTGGAGTTATATTTTACAGAATAACCAATGATGATGTTTATCATAATATTGATGGGGTGATAGAAAAATTAATTTTGACCATAAAAAAACTATCTAAAAATAATTAA
- a CDS encoding VanZ family protein, with translation MKIFLKYYLPLILWVFLIFILSGIPNLKSGLVDVYDLILRKAAHIFEYAILAILILRIGLRKEKDAPNKKIVFIMTLIFGVFYAFLDEYHQSFIVGRSSSLYDTLIDSIGIVLGSGLYLSVKKD, from the coding sequence ATGAAAATTTTTCTTAAATATTACTTACCCCTGATTTTATGGGTTTTTTTAATATTTATTTTATCAGGTATTCCTAATTTAAAAAGTGGTCTGGTTGATGTTTATGATTTAATTTTAAGGAAAGCAGCCCATATTTTTGAATACGCTATTTTGGCTATTTTAATTTTAAGAATTGGTTTAAGAAAAGAAAAAGATGCTCCAAATAAAAAAATAGTTTTTATTATGACTTTAATATTTGGAGTATTTTACGCTTTTTTAGATGAATATCATCAAAGCTTTATTGTCGGCCGCAGCAGCAGTTTATATGATACTTTAATTGATTCTATCGGTATAGTGCTGGGCAGCGGACTTTATTTATCAGTCAAGAAGGATTGA
- a CDS encoding bifunctional alpha,alpha-trehalose-phosphate synthase (UDP-forming)/trehalose-phosphatase translates to MSKKIIVSNRLPIKTKIEDDDINFISSPGGLATAMKSFFQSRKALWVGWPGLTSNQLGDNREKLTKELESKNYSPVYLSERDFKEFYYGFSNKVVWPLFHYFLQLPDYSEELWKAYKRVNHKFCEAVLEKAKPGDLVWIHDYHLMLLPEMLRKKMPDLDIGFFLHIPFPSYEVFRQIPWSREILQSLISSDVVGFHTYDYVQHFLESVFRLLGYESNLGEIIVKDHLTKVDSFPMGIDFDKFNQSDKRKRVKNEIKKLKKEIGGQKVILSVDRMEYTKGIIKRLEAFRDFLKKYPEYQEKVTYLMVSVPSRTGVDDYKYLKRKVDELVGSINADFGSIDWVPVRYFFRSFPFYGLAAMYKLADVALVTPLRDGMNLVAKEYVATKKKKDGVLVLSEMAGTAMELGETLVVNPNDHQAMVDVIKEALTLPKKEKKKRNQIMRARLKRYDIKSWANDFIASFDQVKKTEKELRERQLSKKEKKKIISHYKKSKKRLFLLDYDGTLTSFNKNIKQVSPDKNIISILKNLAKDKKNNLVLISGRDRKTLDDWFGDLKINLIAEHGLWIKEKDKKWHLIENLQDDWKESVKEVMEIVVDRTPSSLIEEKEYSLVWHFRKVDPKLAKVRSRELKNRLFPRITHENLDIMDGNKVIEVKNAGINKGRAVQQFLNGYKKDFIFAAGDDITDEDVFEVLDDKTYSFKMGYGFSKAKYNVSSIQKLKDFLRDLYK, encoded by the coding sequence ATGTCCAAAAAGATCATAGTTTCCAACCGTCTGCCGATTAAAACTAAAATAGAAGATGATGATATAAACTTTATATCCTCACCCGGAGGTTTAGCTACAGCTATGAAGTCTTTTTTTCAGTCCAGAAAAGCTTTATGGGTTGGCTGGCCGGGACTAACTTCTAACCAGTTGGGGGATAATAGAGAAAAACTAACTAAAGAATTAGAAAGTAAAAATTACTCTCCAGTTTATTTAAGTGAGAGAGATTTTAAGGAATTTTATTATGGCTTTTCCAATAAAGTAGTTTGGCCTCTTTTTCATTATTTTTTGCAGCTGCCTGATTATAGTGAGGAATTGTGGAAAGCTTATAAAAGGGTAAATCATAAATTTTGTGAAGCAGTTTTAGAAAAAGCCAAACCCGGCGACTTAGTCTGGATTCATGATTATCATTTAATGCTTTTACCGGAAATGCTAAGAAAGAAAATGCCTGATCTGGATATTGGATTCTTTTTGCATATTCCTTTTCCTTCATATGAAGTTTTTCGTCAAATACCCTGGTCAAGGGAAATTTTACAATCTTTAATCAGTTCAGATGTAGTCGGTTTTCATACCTATGATTATGTCCAGCATTTTCTGGAAAGTGTTTTTCGTCTTTTGGGGTATGAGTCAAATCTGGGTGAAATTATAGTTAAGGATCATTTAACCAAAGTTGACAGTTTTCCCATGGGCATTGATTTTGATAAGTTTAACCAGTCTGATAAAAGAAAAAGAGTAAAAAATGAGATAAAAAAATTAAAAAAAGAAATAGGCGGACAAAAAGTTATTCTTTCCGTTGACCGTATGGAGTATACTAAAGGTATTATTAAGCGACTGGAGGCTTTTCGTGACTTTTTAAAAAAATATCCCGAGTATCAGGAAAAAGTGACTTATTTAATGGTTTCCGTGCCTTCGCGCACTGGTGTAGACGATTATAAATACTTAAAAAGAAAAGTGGATGAATTAGTCGGTAGTATCAACGCTGATTTTGGCTCTATAGACTGGGTGCCGGTACGTTATTTTTTCCGTTCCTTCCCTTTTTATGGTCTAGCAGCCATGTATAAACTGGCTGATGTGGCTTTAGTCACACCTTTAAGAGATGGTATGAATTTGGTAGCCAAGGAATACGTAGCTACCAAGAAGAAAAAAGACGGAGTTTTAGTTCTTTCAGAAATGGCCGGCACAGCTATGGAACTGGGAGAAACTTTAGTAGTTAATCCTAATGATCATCAGGCTATGGTTGATGTTATTAAAGAAGCTCTGACTTTACCAAAAAAAGAAAAGAAAAAAAGGAATCAGATAATGAGAGCCAGACTGAAAAGATATGATATAAAGTCATGGGCTAATGATTTTATTGCTAGTTTTGATCAAGTTAAGAAAACAGAAAAAGAACTGAGAGAAAGGCAGCTTTCTAAAAAAGAAAAAAAGAAAATAATTTCTCATTATAAAAAAAGCAAGAAACGTTTGTTTTTACTGGATTATGACGGCACCTTAACTTCTTTTAATAAAAATATTAAACAAGTTTCTCCAGACAAAAATATTATTTCTATTTTAAAGAATCTGGCCAAGGATAAAAAAAATAATTTGGTTTTAATCAGCGGACGAGACAGAAAAACTTTAGATGACTGGTTTGGTGATTTAAAAATTAATTTAATAGCTGAGCACGGTCTCTGGATTAAAGAAAAAGATAAAAAGTGGCATTTAATTGAAAATTTGCAGGATGACTGGAAAGAGAGTGTCAAAGAGGTTATGGAAATTGTGGTTGACCGTACCCCGAGCTCTTTGATTGAAGAAAAAGAGTATTCATTAGTTTGGCATTTTAGAAAAGTGGATCCTAAGTTGGCTAAAGTTAGAAGTCGGGAATTAAAAAATCGCCTTTTTCCGAGAATAACACATGAAAATCTTGATATTATGGACGGTAATAAAGTAATAGAAGTAAAAAATGCCGGTATAAATAAAGGTCGAGCCGTTCAGCAGTTTTTAAACGGTTACAAAAAAGATTTTATATTTGCGGCTGGTGATGATATAACTGATGAAGATGTGTTTGAGGTTTTAGATGATAAAACCTATTCTTTTAAAATGGGTTATGGTTTTTCTAAGGCTAAATATAATGTCAGCTCTATCCAAAAATTAAAGGATTTTTTAAGAGATTTGTATAAATAA